From Fusobacterium varium:
CTGCTTGTTGCTGTTTCATCAGCAGCTTCTGCAGCTGGAGAAAAAATAGGTCTTGTTGTTTCTACACAAAACAATCCTTTCTTTGTAACATTAAAAGAAGGAGCTGTACAAAAAGCTAATGAATTGGGATATGAACTTATAGTTCTTGACTCTCAAAACGACCCTTCTAAAGAATTAGGAAATGTAGAAGATCTTCTGGTAAAAGGTGTAGATGTTCTTCTTATCAATCCTACTGATTCTGATGCTGTTGTAAGTTCTGTAAGAGCAGCCAACAGAAGTAAAATACCAGTTGTAACTCTTGACAGAGCTGCTAATGGTGGAAAAGTAGTTTCTCATGTTGCTTCTGACAATGTTTTAGGTGGAGAAGTTGCTGGTAACTATATTGTTGAAAAATTAGGTGGAAAAGGTAAAGTAGTTGAATTAGAAGGTATTCCTGGAACTACAGCTGCCAGAGATAGAGGAGAAGGATTTAACAAAGCTATTGCTGGTAAACTTGATGTTGTAGCTAAACAAGCTGCTGACTTTGACAGAACTAAAGGTCTTACAGTTATGGAAAATATTCTTCAGGCTCAACCTGAAATCAATGCCGTATTTGCTCACAATGATGAAATGGCATTAGGAGCTTTAAAAGCTATTGAATCTTCTGGAAGAAAAAATATAATAGTTGTTGGATTTGATGCTACAGATGATGCTGTTGCTGCTGTAAAAGATGGAAAATTATCTGCTACTGTTGCTCAAAAACCTGCTGAAATAGGTGCTATTGGAGTAGAAGTTGCTGGTAAAATAATCAAAAAAGAAACTGTTCAGGAAAATGTTCCTGTTGCTTTAGAATTAATAAAATAAATGATAGACTAATATTTTAATCAATACTTAACAA
This genomic window contains:
- a CDS encoding ABC transporter periplasmic protein, which gives rise to MKKFLKVFGVAALLVAVSSAASAAGEKIGLVVSTQNNPFFVTLKEGAVQKANELGYELIVLDSQNDPSKELGNVEDLLVKGVDVLLINPTDSDAVVSSVRAANRSKIPVVTLDRAANGGKVVSHVASDNVLGGEVAGNYIVEKLGGKGKVVELEGIPGTTAARDRGEGFNKAIAGKLDVVAKQAADFDRTKGLTVMENILQAQPEINAVFAHNDEMALGALKAIESSGRKNIIVVGFDATDDAVAAVKDGKLSATVAQKPAEIGAIGVEVAGKIIKKETVQENVPVALELIK